In Pongo abelii isolate AG06213 chromosome X, NHGRI_mPonAbe1-v2.0_pri, whole genome shotgun sequence, one DNA window encodes the following:
- the LOC100435638 gene encoding thymosin beta-15A: MSDKPDLSEVEKFDRSKLKKTNTEEKNTLPSKETIQQEKECVQTS; this comes from the exons ATGAGTGATAAACCAGACTTGTCGGAAGTGGAGAAGTTTGACAGGTCAAAACTGAAGAAAACtaatactgaagaaaaaaatactcttCCCTCAAAGGAAA CTATCCAGCAGGAGAAAGAGTGTGTTCAAACATCATAA